From Microbacterium sp. LWH11-1.2, one genomic window encodes:
- a CDS encoding ABC transporter ATP-binding protein, translating to MEITTTDLGLAARVQHLKKTYGSGEGTVHALDDVSVGIRRAQFTAIMGPSGSGKSTLMHIMAGLDGPSEGRAWIGDTEITGLGDLELTILRRRRVGFIFQAFNLVPTLDALGNIMLPFELDGRRPSAIERARIDGLIDSLGLGARLNHRPHQLSGGQQQRVAIARALATAPDLVFADEPTGNLDSQTGREVLRLLASASREHGQSIAMVTHDAIAASHADRVLYLGDGRIVADHPRQTAEQISAYMLAAEVAA from the coding sequence ATGGAGATCACGACCACCGACCTCGGGCTCGCCGCCCGCGTCCAGCACCTGAAGAAGACCTACGGCTCCGGTGAGGGCACCGTGCACGCCCTCGACGATGTGAGCGTCGGGATCCGCCGCGCGCAGTTCACCGCCATCATGGGCCCGTCGGGCTCGGGAAAGTCCACGCTCATGCACATCATGGCGGGGCTCGACGGTCCGAGCGAAGGGCGAGCCTGGATCGGCGACACCGAGATCACCGGTCTCGGCGACCTCGAGCTCACGATCCTCCGCCGCCGGCGCGTGGGGTTCATCTTCCAGGCGTTCAATCTCGTGCCGACCCTCGATGCGCTGGGCAACATCATGCTGCCGTTCGAGCTCGACGGACGCCGTCCGAGCGCGATCGAACGGGCACGCATCGACGGCCTCATCGACTCCCTCGGACTCGGCGCACGCCTGAATCATCGGCCGCACCAGCTGTCGGGCGGGCAGCAGCAGCGCGTGGCGATCGCCCGGGCGCTCGCCACCGCGCCCGACCTCGTGTTCGCCGACGAGCCGACCGGCAACCTCGACTCCCAGACGGGCCGCGAGGTGCTGCGCCTGCTTGCGTCTGCGAGCCGAGAGCACGGCCAGTCGATCGCGATGGTCACGCATGACGCGATCGCCGCGAGTCACGCCGACCGGGTGCTGTACCTCGGCGACGGCCGCATCGTCGCCGACCACCCTCGGCAGACCGCCGAGCAGATCTCCGCGTACATGCTCGCCGCGGAGGTGGCGGCATGA
- a CDS encoding response regulator transcription factor, with amino-acid sequence MIRVVLVDDQALFRAGIRMLVASQPDLEVVGEAGNGKEALEIVRTSRPDVVLMDIRMPVMDGLTATAEILNRPEPPRIVMLTTFDLDEAAARAIRQGASGFLLKDADPEFLLAAIRTVHAGSSVIAASATRDLFEHFSEAPKPVPPQFADLTDREKEIFALAARGLSNAEIAGREYLSEATVKTHISRILTKLALRDRVQLVVFAFEHGLA; translated from the coding sequence ATGATCAGAGTCGTCCTCGTCGACGATCAGGCCCTGTTCCGCGCCGGCATCCGCATGCTCGTCGCCTCGCAGCCCGACCTCGAGGTGGTCGGAGAGGCCGGCAACGGAAAGGAGGCGCTCGAGATCGTGCGCACCAGCCGTCCGGACGTGGTGCTGATGGACATCCGGATGCCGGTCATGGACGGGCTGACCGCCACCGCGGAGATCCTGAATCGGCCGGAGCCGCCGCGCATCGTCATGCTCACGACCTTCGACCTCGACGAGGCCGCGGCCCGGGCGATCCGTCAGGGGGCGAGCGGCTTCCTCCTGAAGGACGCCGACCCGGAGTTCCTGCTCGCGGCGATCCGCACGGTGCATGCAGGGTCCAGTGTCATCGCGGCATCCGCCACCCGCGACCTGTTCGAGCACTTCTCCGAGGCGCCGAAGCCGGTGCCGCCGCAGTTCGCCGATCTCACCGACCGCGAGAAGGAGATCTTCGCGCTCGCCGCACGAGGTCTGTCCAACGCCGAGATCGCCGGACGCGAGTACCTCAGCGAGGCGACGGTGAAGACACACATCAGCCGCATCCTGACCAAGCTCGCCCTGCGCGATCGGGTGCAGCTCGTCGTCTTCGCGTTCGAGCACGGCCTCGCCTGA
- a CDS encoding histidine kinase: MIRPLSRTALILDIVGAALLFLVLTPMSVVFYGPGTGNQAINGVAVGAVAVSGFLMFGGVAIGRLAPGLALAAAWAGAVVQMLAGFGPLPIDFAILLVLYATSAWGTRRVLWWGFGSALGGGLIAALYMVFVNGVALGPGTGWEKLTAGTLLLIVSVLALGFAWVCGLLWRVVLRARRTRSAQLQAESLAAEEQERVRIARDMHDIVAHSLAVVIAQADGARYAAATKPEMATEALGTIASTARGALSDVRMLLTQLRHRQGDGPQPTLADLEALFAQVRQAGVEPLVTVDPMPPGEPPGSIQLAVYRILQEALTNAIRHGDGSVHVHLAWLPERVDIEVRNTVSGGASAAPGGHGLIGMRERAQLVGGSLQAERRGAQFVVRGSLPIGPSTAAETQEREHA, encoded by the coding sequence GTGATCCGCCCGCTCTCCCGTACGGCGCTGATCCTCGACATCGTCGGGGCAGCGCTGCTATTCCTCGTCCTGACGCCCATGTCGGTCGTGTTCTACGGCCCCGGCACGGGCAACCAGGCGATCAACGGCGTCGCGGTCGGCGCCGTCGCCGTCTCGGGCTTCCTGATGTTCGGCGGCGTCGCGATCGGCCGACTCGCCCCGGGACTCGCACTCGCCGCCGCCTGGGCGGGTGCGGTCGTGCAGATGCTGGCGGGCTTCGGCCCGCTTCCGATCGACTTCGCGATCCTGCTCGTGCTCTACGCGACGTCTGCCTGGGGGACCAGGCGCGTGCTCTGGTGGGGGTTCGGATCGGCGCTCGGCGGCGGACTCATCGCCGCCCTGTACATGGTCTTCGTCAACGGCGTCGCGCTCGGGCCCGGCACCGGCTGGGAGAAGCTGACCGCGGGGACCCTGCTGCTGATCGTCTCGGTGCTCGCCCTGGGCTTCGCGTGGGTCTGCGGTCTGCTCTGGCGTGTCGTGCTGCGCGCTCGGCGCACCCGCTCCGCGCAGCTGCAGGCGGAGTCGCTCGCCGCCGAGGAGCAGGAGCGCGTGCGCATCGCGCGCGACATGCACGACATCGTCGCCCACTCGCTGGCGGTCGTCATCGCGCAGGCCGACGGTGCTCGATATGCAGCCGCGACGAAGCCCGAGATGGCGACCGAGGCGCTCGGCACGATCGCCTCGACGGCTCGCGGAGCCCTGAGCGACGTGCGGATGCTGCTCACGCAGCTCCGCCACCGTCAGGGCGACGGGCCGCAGCCGACGCTCGCCGACCTCGAGGCGCTGTTCGCGCAGGTGCGTCAGGCCGGGGTGGAGCCGCTCGTCACGGTCGACCCGATGCCCCCGGGCGAGCCGCCGGGGTCGATTCAGCTGGCGGTCTACCGCATCCTCCAGGAGGCGCTGACGAACGCGATCCGCCACGGCGACGGCAGCGTCCATGTGCACCTGGCGTGGCTGCCGGAGCGCGTCGACATCGAGGTGCGCAACACGGTGTCCGGAGGAGCATCCGCGGCCCCCGGCGGGCACGGGCTCATCGGCATGCGCGAACGGGCGCAGCTCGTCGGCGGTAGTCTGCAAGCCGAACGCCGAGGGGCGCAGTTCGTCGTCCGCGGCTCGCTCCCGATCGGCCCGTCGACAGCCGCAGAGACCCAGGAACGAGAGCACGCATGA
- a CDS encoding class I SAM-dependent methyltransferase — translation MALYTHGHHESVLRSHNIRNIANSAAYLRPHLEKTTRLLDVGAGPGSITVDFAGVVAHVTATEIDESALSLSRGLVTERSLTNVDFSVEDVHALSFPDDSFDVVHAHQVLQHVGDPVQALREMRRVTVPGGIVAARDADYAGFLSFPVLPELDRWLTLYREAARANGGEPDAGRRLLSWARAAGFDDVTATASTWCYASPAERAWWGGMWADRILESALARQLVDSGMATPEDLRAISDAWKRWADDGDGWYLVPHGEILCRA, via the coding sequence ATGGCCCTGTACACCCACGGACATCACGAGTCCGTCCTGCGCTCGCACAACATCCGGAACATCGCGAACTCCGCCGCCTATCTCCGCCCTCACCTCGAGAAGACGACCCGCCTCCTCGACGTCGGCGCCGGCCCCGGATCGATCACGGTCGACTTCGCGGGCGTCGTCGCCCACGTCACGGCCACGGAGATCGACGAGTCCGCGCTGTCCCTGTCGCGGGGCCTCGTCACCGAGCGCAGCCTCACGAATGTCGACTTCTCGGTGGAGGACGTCCACGCGCTGAGCTTCCCGGACGACTCCTTCGACGTCGTGCACGCGCACCAGGTGCTGCAGCATGTCGGCGATCCCGTGCAGGCGCTCCGCGAGATGCGTCGCGTCACCGTCCCCGGCGGGATCGTCGCGGCCCGCGATGCGGACTACGCCGGTTTCCTGTCGTTCCCCGTGCTTCCTGAACTCGACCGCTGGCTCACCCTGTACCGCGAGGCCGCTCGGGCCAACGGCGGGGAGCCGGATGCCGGCCGTCGTCTGCTGTCCTGGGCGCGGGCAGCAGGGTTCGACGACGTCACGGCGACGGCATCCACGTGGTGCTACGCGTCACCCGCCGAACGGGCATGGTGGGGAGGCATGTGGGCCGACCGGATCCTCGAGTCCGCGCTCGCGCGCCAGCTCGTCGACAGCGGGATGGCGACGCCGGAAGACCTCCGCGCCATCAGCGACGCCTGGAAGCGCTGGGCCGATGACGGCGACGGGTGGTACCTGGTTCCGCACGGCGAGATCCTCTGCCGCGCATAG